In the Nothobranchius furzeri strain GRZ-AD chromosome 15, NfurGRZ-RIMD1, whole genome shotgun sequence genome, one interval contains:
- the LOC107390781 gene encoding protein starmaker produces the protein MDGFADLLTDVFTDSSLPSFSDGDLDFENLNFDEKSEEDEAETPTTTDEAQLQEATAEGEVLSDAATTDPLHTTANAHQEQTSDESDGENFMSQTPAGDYTSSGEEHSSSGEDEEMDEGTSEEPGDLSPGCSRENFQDDKKEYTFFSEGEPMVAEGANDPNVRYKVQDGAEGDKEVSYLGRIPEGKDETVTKSAEEREREEDSETEGMKNEQEENVHQLESKTSNEIKPGEDSLAFSSLSLQNLQDLITDVNGEEYVDKMTDFMEDEHQEAGESFADYPSDFSSGEYTRAEENKEENKPGAFPGMEKEACMEGAVMVTPWTLRAQDTEKNEGFLYSRDLEMNADEMTSLDEATGDLDESNSNSDEEEELPRRSSEFSDDVENHKKQENMQLHDYSSVEFSRWSNSGDPNGNHKGDLADFIKSELDALETDNLPSEYLFITDDSDETEDPPSGVNQHPAEHVNHYSVVQRKEAKTTSYNQGSIDDSFFFNSELDTPEVPEVRQPTDEEYEERRNIEQMQKRIEAFKRFYDSDDENRREERQKKVQFCDDPLSQIIHYETDSDRESLSSSSDREEEEDDEEKEEEEGVEEMVGQDEEIGEKHDEEEKKMMDEEEESEVEEMVGQHEEIGEEHEEEEKKMMDEEEEEESEVEEMVGQHEEIGEEHEEEEKKMMDEEEEEESEVEEMVGQHEEIGEEHEEEEKKMMDEEEEEESEVEEMVGQHEEIGEEHEEEENNVMEDDEEKVEEDKDAKAKEEEEIEDNEADEETEEDEEEEEEENEESLSSTETFDDLTDANDSFQISPECDPSNIRLQQKMSEVRDTHAFPKTHKGLSVLKMMIKLGVMTTLGLLMFWMISDQPDFLRDIFPV, from the exons atggacgGGTTTGCCGATCTTCTCACTGATGTATTTACAG ATTCTTCTCTTCCGTCCTTTTCCGATGGAGATCTGGACTTTGAGAATTTAAATTTTGACGAGAAGAGTGAGGAAGACGAAGCTGAAACCCCAACGACGACAGACGAGGCTCAGCTCCAGGAAGCGACCGCTGAAGGTGAAGTTTTGTCAGATGCGGCAACAACAGACCCTCTGCACACAACTGCAAACGCTCACCAAGAGCAGACCAgtgatgaaagtgatggggagaaTTTCATGAGTCAAACACCAGCTGGTGATTACACAAGCTCTGGAGAGGAGCATTCTTCCTCTGGAGAGGATGAGGAGATGGATGAAGGAACATCAGAGGAACCAGGAGATTTGTCACCAGGCTGCAGCAGAGAAAACTTCCAAGATGATAAAAAGGAGTACACGTTCTTCTCTGAGGGAGAACCTATGGTCGCAGAGGGTGCCAATGACCCTAATGTTCGCTACAAGGTGCAAGATGGGGCAGAGGGGGATAAGGAAGTGTCCTATTTGGGAAGAATCCCTGAAGGCAAAGATGAAACCGTGACGAAAAGTGCAGAGGAACGAGAAAGAGAAGAAGACTCCGAGACCGAAGGCATGAAAAATGAACAAGAAGAAAATGTTCATCAGCTGGAGTCCAAAACCTCAAATGAAATCAAGCCAGGGGAAGACAGTTTGGCGTTTTCAAGTCTATCTTTGCAGAATTTGCAGGATCTCATCACTGATGTCAATGGGGAAGAATATGTAGATAAAATGACAGATTTTATGGAAGATGAGCACCAAGAGGCAGGTGAGAGCTTTGCAGATTATCCTTCAGACTTTTCATCAGGCGAATACACAAGAGCAGAAGAAAACAAGGAGGAAAACAAGCCGGGTGCCTTTCCTGGTATGGAGAAGGAAGCGTGCATGGAAGGAGCTGTGATGGTAACCCCGTGGACTCTGAGAGCTCAGGACACAGAGAAGAATGAAGGCTTCTTGTACAGCAGAGATTTGGAGATGAATGCAGATGAGATGACAAGCCTGGACGAAGCAACAGGGGACCTAGATGAGAGCAACTCCAATagcgatgaggaggaggagctgccGAGAAGATCCAGTGAATTTTCAGATGATGTTGAAAACCACAAGAAACAAGAGAACATGCAGCTTCATGACTACAGCAGTGTAGAGTTTTCCAGATGGAGCAACTCTGGTGATCCCAACGGCAACCATAAAGGTGATTTGGCGGATTTCATCAAGTCAGAGTTGGATGCGTTAGAAACCGACAACCTTCCGTCTGAATACCTGTTCATCACAGATGACTCGGATGAGACGGAAGATCCTCCTTCAGGTGTGAATCAGCATCCTGCTGAACATGTGAATCACTACTCAGTGGTGCAAAGAAAGGAGGCCAAAACCACATCTTATAATCAGGGATCCATCGATGACAGCTTCTTCTTCAACTCTGAACTTGACACCCCCGAGGTCCCAGAGGTGAGGCAGCCGACTGATGAGGAGTACGAAGAGAGGAGGAACATTGAACAGATGCAGAAGAGAATCGAGGCATTCAAAAGGTTTTATGATAGTGATGACGAGAACAGAAGAGAGG AGAGACAGAAAAAGGTCCAGTTTTGTGATGATCCGTTGTCCCAGATCATTCACTATGAAACGGACAG TGACAGAGAATCACTCAGCAGCTCCTCAgacagagaggaggaggaagatgatgaagagaaggaagaggaagaggggGTGGAAGAGATGGTTGGGCAGGATGAGGAGATAGGGGAGAAACatgatgaagaagaaaagaagatgatggatgaggaagaggagagtgAGGTGGAAGAGATGGTTGGGCAGCATGAGGAGATAGGGGAGgaacatgaagaagaagaaaagaagatgatggatgaggaagaggaagaggagagtGAGGTGGAAGAGATGGTTGGGCAGCATGAGGAGATAGGGGAGgaacatgaagaagaagaaaagaagatgatggatgaggaagaggaagaggagagtGAGGTGGAAGAGATGGTGGGGCAGCATGAGGAGATAGGGGAGgaacatgaagaagaagaaaagaagatgatggatgaggaagaggaagaggagagtGAGGTGGAAGAGATGGTTGGGCAGCATGAGGAGATAGGGGAGgaacatgaagaagaagaaaataatgtGATGGAAGATGATGAGGAGAAGGTGGAGGAGGATAAAGATGCCAAAGccaaggaagaggaggagattGAGGACAATGAAGCAGATGAAGAAACGGAGGaagatgaggaagaggaggaagaggaaaatGAGGAGAGCCTGAGCTCTACAGAAACATTCGAT GATCTGACGGATGCTAATGACTCCTTCCAAATCAGCCCTGAATGTGATCCTTCAAATATTCGGCTGCAACAAAAGATGTCAGAAGTCAGAGATACACATGCCTTCCCAAAAACACACAAG GGTCTCAGTGTCCTGAAGATGATGATAAAGTTAGGTGTGATGACAACATTGGGGCTGTTGATGTTCTGGATGATCTCAGATCAACCCGACTTCCTCAGAGATATTTTCCCTGTTTAG
- the dnase1l1l gene encoding deoxyribonuclease I-like 1-like: MPFTHRVVHVSRMKTAELLLVGLCVMSIASSLKICAFNVQSFGETKASNKKVMGVLLKILSRCDVCLVQEVRDSKGEVIKALVKDLNRFDKFNSYSHVESERLGRKSYKEQYVYIYRNNMLKVRENFQRPKRESDRTNETQVFSREPFIVRFHSPTTLVKDFVLIGQHTSPKTAMKEIDELYAVVKEIQKKWKTENVMVLGDLNAGCSYVTIKGWKGVRLRSDPKFHWLIGDEQDTTVREKTHCAYDRIIVHGREIFSSVVPDSAQAFNFKESFRLTEAEALEVSDHFPVEVDLKPNHRYLLRHEL; the protein is encoded by the exons ATGCCCTTTACCCACAGAGTGGTGCACGTCTCCAGGATGAAGACCGCTGAGCTGCTGCTTGTTGGATTGTGTGTGATGAGCATCGCATCTTCACTGAAAATCTGTGCTTTTAACGTTCAGAGTTTTGGTGAAACAAAGGCAAGCAACAAGAAGGTTATGGGAGTCCTATTAAAG ATTCTCTCTCGGTGTGACGTGTGTCTCGTTCAGGAGGTCCGAGACTCCAAAGGAGAAGTTATAAAAGCTTTAGTGAAAGATCTGAACAG ATTTGACAAATTCAACTCCTATTCACACGTGGAAAGTGAAAGACTGGGGAGGAAAAGCTACAAAGAGCAGTATGTCTACATTTACAG AAACAACATGTTGAAGGTCAGGGAGAACTTTCAGCGTCCTAAACGGGAGTCAGACAGGACCAACGAGACCCAGGTTTTCTCCAGAGAGCCTTTCATCGTCCGCTTCCACTCCCCTACCACAC TGGTGAAGGATTTTGTTCTGATTGGACAACACACGTCTCCCAAAACCGCCATGAAGGAGATTGATGAGCTGTATGCAGTCGTCAAAGAAATTCAGAAGAAGTGGAAGACTGAG AACGTGATGGTCCTGGGAGACCTGAACGCCGGCTGCAGCTACGTCACCATCAAAGGTTGGAAAGGGGTGCGTTTGAGGAGTGACCCCAAATTCCACTGGCTGATTGGAGACGAGCAGGACACAACCGTTCGAGAGAAGACACACTGCGCCTACGACAG GATCATCGTGCATGGACGGGAGATTTTCTCCAGCGTGGTTCCAGACTCAGCTCAAGCATTTAACTTTAAAGAAAGCTTCCGACTCACAGAGGCAGAG GCCCTTGAGGTGAGTGACCATTTTCCTGTTGAAGTTGACCTGAAGCCCAACCATCGCTACCTCCTCCGCCACGAGCTGTAG